In a genomic window of Neisseria flavescens:
- a CDS encoding hypoxanthine-guanine phosphoribosyltransferase: protein MLDNADLLFDQEQCRAALQKVADDITRDLGDKYPLLLPVMGGAVVFTGQLLPLLRFPLDFDYVHVSRYGDKLAGGAFNWKRMPDPEQIKGRHVVVLDDILDEGHTMAAIQEKLLEMGAASCRAAVFANKLIDKEKPTKADYVGLDVPNRYVFGYGMDAAGCWRNLGEIYALNNK from the coding sequence ATGCTGGACAATGCCGACTTGCTGTTTGACCAAGAACAATGCCGCGCGGCCTTGCAAAAAGTTGCCGACGACATCACCCGCGACTTGGGCGACAAATACCCCCTACTCCTGCCTGTGATGGGTGGCGCAGTGGTGTTTACAGGACAGTTGTTGCCGCTGTTGCGCTTCCCTTTGGACTTTGACTACGTCCACGTTTCCCGCTACGGCGACAAACTCGCAGGCGGCGCATTCAACTGGAAACGCATGCCCGACCCCGAGCAAATCAAAGGCCGTCATGTAGTCGTTTTGGACGACATCCTGGACGAAGGCCACACCATGGCCGCCATTCAGGAAAAACTGTTGGAAATGGGAGCGGCAAGCTGCCGTGCGGCCGTGTTTGCCAACAAACTGATCGATAAAGAAAAACCGACCAAAGCCGATTATGTCGGTTTGGACGTGCCCAACCGCTACGTCTTCGGCTACGGCATGGATGCCGCCGGCTGTTGGCGCAACCTCGGCGAAATCTACGCCTTAAACAATAAATAA
- a CDS encoding ABC transporter permease has translation MQVWIRRYALLLLPLGFLAVMVAAPLLSLAFYDGEGAWAEVVADDYMRLRLGWTVAQAVLTCVLVTALGVPAAWVLARMDFTGRRTVLRLLMLPFVMPTLVAGMGVLALFGAHGMLAAGWQNTPWLLIYGNVFFNLPVLVRSAYQGFVRVPQARLLSAQSLGADAWKRFVWVEWPVVRAWVAGGACLVFLYCFSGFGLALLLGGERFATVEVEIYRLVAYELDMARASVLVWLVLAVTAAAGGLYAYWSRRVAVDKSVSPLPPRAPIWAWEKWLTATVLVMLAVCCLLPLAAVWLKAVSAGSSWAVLLEAQTWAAVWNTVRFSATAVAAATVLGVLYAAAARQVAWLRALMFLPFMVSPVCIAFGVLLLYPQWTASLWLLTATYALLAYPFVAKDVLAAWDGLPKDYAAAARTMGANGFQTACYVTAPLLKPALRRGLTLASATCIGEFAATLFLSRPEWQTLTTLIYDYLGRAGADNYGRAMVLTAVLTALALTAFLLVDEAEGQKAV, from the coding sequence ATGCAGGTTTGGATTCGGCGGTATGCGCTGTTGCTTCTGCCTTTGGGTTTCTTGGCGGTCATGGTGGCCGCGCCTTTGCTGTCGTTGGCGTTTTACGACGGCGAAGGCGCTTGGGCGGAAGTGGTGGCTGATGACTATATGCGCCTGCGCTTGGGCTGGACGGTGGCCCAGGCGGTTTTGACCTGCGTCTTGGTCACGGCTTTGGGCGTACCTGCGGCGTGGGTGCTGGCGCGGATGGACTTTACCGGACGGCGCACGGTTTTACGCCTGCTGATGCTGCCTTTTGTGATGCCGACTTTGGTGGCGGGCATGGGCGTGCTGGCCTTGTTTGGCGCACACGGTATGCTGGCGGCAGGTTGGCAGAACACGCCGTGGCTGCTGATTTACGGCAACGTGTTTTTCAACCTGCCGGTTTTGGTGCGCTCGGCGTATCAGGGATTTGTGCGAGTGCCGCAGGCGCGGTTGCTGTCGGCGCAATCTTTGGGCGCGGACGCGTGGAAGCGGTTTGTCTGGGTCGAATGGCCGGTGGTGCGTGCGTGGGTTGCCGGTGGCGCGTGCCTGGTATTTTTATATTGTTTTTCAGGCTTCGGACTGGCCTTGCTGCTCGGCGGCGAACGTTTTGCAACGGTGGAAGTGGAAATCTACCGGCTGGTGGCGTATGAGTTGGACATGGCGCGTGCGTCGGTGTTGGTGTGGCTGGTGCTGGCGGTTACGGCGGCGGCAGGCGGTTTGTATGCGTATTGGAGCAGGCGCGTGGCTGTGGATAAGTCAGTCTCGCCTTTGCCTCCGCGTGCGCCGATATGGGCTTGGGAAAAATGGCTGACGGCAACGGTATTGGTCATGTTGGCAGTGTGCTGCCTGCTGCCTTTGGCGGCGGTATGGCTCAAGGCGGTATCGGCAGGCTCTTCTTGGGCAGTCTTGCTAGAGGCGCAAACGTGGGCGGCTGTGTGGAACACCGTCCGTTTCTCTGCGACAGCCGTGGCGGCTGCGACGGTTTTGGGCGTGCTGTATGCGGCGGCGGCACGGCAAGTGGCGTGGTTGCGCGCGCTGATGTTTTTGCCGTTTATGGTGTCGCCCGTGTGCATCGCGTTTGGCGTTTTGCTGCTCTATCCGCAGTGGACGGCTTCGCTGTGGCTGCTGACGGCGACTTACGCGCTGTTGGCGTATCCGTTTGTGGCCAAAGATGTACTGGCCGCGTGGGACGGTTTGCCCAAAGATTACGCGGCAGCGGCGCGTACTATGGGCGCAAACGGTTTTCAGACGGCCTGTTATGTCACCGCACCTTTATTGAAACCGGCCTTGCGGCGCGGCCTGACTCTGGCTTCGGCAACGTGTATCGGCGAATTTGCGGCCACATTGTTCCTGTCGCGCCCCGAATGGCAGACGCTGACCACTTTGATTTACGATTATCTCGGACGTGCCGGTGCAGACAATTACGGACGGGCAATGGTGTTGACGGCGGTATTGACCGCTTTGGCTTTGACGGCATTTTTGCTGGTGGACGAAGCGGAAGGGCAAAAGGCCGTCTGA
- a CDS encoding cytochrome b → MTTTRPQTYDAVARALHWLTVLGFIGILSTITVWTIYDGEEWVKSLFGVHKSIGFITLLVIAVRIVWALLNASKRPAADSFAAKAGHLALYVLMLVVPVIGMIRQYGSGRGPLKVFGVEVMQGSPEKIEWMSNLGNMAHGKLGWLLFALVAGHIAMVVVHRIQGHDVLYRMIGRRS, encoded by the coding sequence ATGACCACTACACGTCCACAAACCTACGATGCCGTCGCGCGCGCGTTGCACTGGCTGACCGTACTCGGTTTCATCGGCATCCTCTCCACCATTACCGTTTGGACCATCTACGATGGCGAAGAATGGGTCAAATCGCTCTTTGGCGTGCATAAATCCATCGGTTTCATCACGTTACTGGTGATTGCCGTACGCATTGTTTGGGCTTTGCTCAATGCGTCCAAACGTCCTGCCGCCGACAGCTTTGCCGCCAAAGCAGGCCACCTTGCCCTTTACGTCCTTATGCTCGTCGTTCCCGTTATCGGCATGATCCGCCAATACGGCAGCGGTCGCGGCCCGTTGAAAGTATTCGGTGTTGAAGTGATGCAGGGTTCGCCTGAAAAAATCGAATGGATGTCCAACCTCGGCAATATGGCGCACGGCAAACTCGGCTGGCTGCTCTTCGCGCTTGTCGCCGGCCACATTGCCATGGTCGTTGTCCACCGCATTCAAGGCCACGATGTTTTGTACCGCATGATCGGCCGCCGTTCTTAA
- the pdxA gene encoding 4-hydroxythreonine-4-phosphate dehydrogenase PdxA, which produces MTAPILAITSGEPAGIGPDICIDLAFADLPCRPVVLCDKNLLVKRAEQLGKSVILRDFQTQAADLLPKGELEVLHIPLDAECRAGELNPANAAYVLRLLDTAYQGISDGLFAGMVTAPLHKGIINDAHAGNGFFSGHTEYLAEKSHTEQVVMMLTGGGLRVALVTTHLPLKDISAAITKPLIESVVRILEHDLRHKFGIAKPVILVTGLNPHAGEGGHLGHEEIDTIIPALHALQAEGIDARGPYPADTVFQPFLLKDADAVLAMYHDQGLPVLKYAGFDEGVNITLGLPFIRTSVDHGTALNLAGTGKADSGSLITAVRAALDMAHNMQKQAV; this is translated from the coding sequence ATGACTGCTCCCATTCTCGCCATTACATCCGGCGAACCGGCCGGCATCGGCCCCGACATCTGCATCGATTTGGCTTTCGCCGACCTTCCTTGCCGCCCCGTTGTTTTGTGCGACAAAAACCTGTTGGTAAAAAGAGCCGAACAGCTCGGCAAATCCGTCATCTTGCGCGACTTTCAAACCCAAGCGGCCGATCTGTTGCCCAAGGGCGAACTCGAAGTCCTGCATATTCCTTTAGATGCCGAGTGTCGGGCGGGTGAACTCAATCCTGCCAATGCCGCATATGTCCTCCGACTGCTGGATACGGCGTATCAAGGCATTTCAGACGGCCTGTTTGCCGGCATGGTGACCGCGCCGCTGCATAAAGGCATCATCAACGATGCCCACGCAGGCAACGGCTTTTTCAGCGGCCATACCGAATACCTCGCCGAAAAAAGCCATACCGAACAAGTTGTCATGATGTTGACCGGCGGCGGCCTGCGCGTGGCATTAGTCACCACCCATCTGCCGCTGAAAGACATTTCCGCCGCCATCACGAAGCCTTTAATCGAGTCGGTTGTCCGCATTCTTGAACACGACCTGCGCCATAAGTTCGGCATAGCCAAACCGGTCATCCTCGTTACCGGCCTCAATCCCCACGCCGGCGAAGGCGGCCATTTGGGACACGAAGAAATCGACACCATTATTCCGGCGCTTCATGCCCTGCAGGCCGAAGGCATAGACGCGCGCGGCCCTTATCCGGCCGATACCGTGTTCCAACCTTTCCTGCTCAAAGATGCCGATGCCGTCCTCGCCATGTATCACGACCAAGGGCTGCCGGTGCTCAAATACGCCGGTTTCGACGAAGGCGTGAACATCACCCTCGGCCTGCCCTTTATCCGCACCTCTGTCGATCATGGCACGGCCTTGAACTTGGCAGGCACGGGCAAAGCCGATTCCGGCAGCCTGATTACCGCCGTCCGCGCCGCGCTGGATATGGCACACAATATGCAGAAACAGGCCGTCTGA
- a CDS encoding S49 family peptidase gives MQYRIHREGDAQNTPSSASTPVDNWERNTLREVLLAAYQEQRRARIWRNIWRGVAVLIFLSLIFGLAEEEGKTTSIHARSEHTAVIDLTGEIGNDIDDQVQILRDSMEAAYENGNAKAIIIRANSPGGSPVVSNTAFNEVRRLKAEHKNIPVYLVAEDMCASGCYYIAAAADKIYADPSSIVGSIGVIGGGFDFTGLMDKAGVKRRLKTAGSNKGMGDPFTPETPAQTQIWETMLGDIHQEFIKAVKLGRGARLKDKQYPDVFSGRIYTGKEAKQVGLIDDFGSIYSVARDVVKAPELVNYTPQDDFSKMLSRRFGAEVKAKVKETLSEIW, from the coding sequence ATGCAATACCGAATCCACCGTGAAGGCGATGCCCAAAACACGCCATCTTCAGCCTCCACACCCGTCGACAACTGGGAACGCAACACCCTGCGCGAAGTCCTCCTCGCCGCCTACCAAGAACAGCGCCGCGCCCGCATTTGGCGCAATATCTGGCGCGGTGTCGCCGTCCTCATCTTCCTCAGCCTGATCTTCGGCCTTGCAGAAGAAGAAGGAAAAACCACGAGCATCCACGCCCGCAGCGAACACACCGCCGTTATCGACCTGACCGGCGAAATCGGCAACGACATCGACGACCAAGTCCAAATCCTGCGCGACAGCATGGAAGCCGCCTACGAAAACGGCAACGCCAAGGCCATCATCATCCGCGCCAACAGCCCCGGCGGTTCGCCTGTCGTGTCCAACACGGCCTTTAACGAAGTCCGCCGCCTCAAAGCCGAACACAAAAACATCCCTGTTTACCTTGTTGCCGAAGACATGTGCGCTTCCGGCTGCTACTACATTGCCGCCGCAGCCGACAAAATTTACGCCGACCCTTCCAGCATTGTCGGCAGCATCGGCGTGATCGGCGGCGGTTTCGACTTTACCGGCCTGATGGACAAAGCCGGTGTCAAACGCCGTCTGAAAACCGCCGGCAGCAACAAAGGCATGGGCGACCCTTTCACGCCTGAAACACCGGCACAAACCCAAATTTGGGAAACCATGTTGGGCGATATCCACCAAGAATTCATCAAAGCCGTCAAACTCGGCCGTGGTGCAAGGTTGAAAGACAAACAGTATCCCGACGTTTTCAGCGGCCGCATCTACACCGGCAAAGAAGCCAAACAAGTCGGCCTGATTGACGACTTCGGCAGCATTTACAGCGTTGCCCGCGATGTTGTCAAAGCCCCCGAGCTGGTCAACTACACGCCGCAAGACGATTTCAGCAAAATGCTCAGCCGCCGCTTCGGTGCGGAAGTGAAGGCCAAAGTCAAAGAAACTTTGTCTGAAATTTGGTAA
- a CDS encoding lysozyme inhibitor LprI family protein codes for MYKKTASVLILSTILLAACSKEEPKAALDCAQPATLQNIRTTIEDTLKQQARSFARDDSRQFVDADKIIAAGLELETLLEDPKETEDNGKAICRANLKIRIPDTILKTAIDNSPLIYGNTPLSDMLEQKLMGSNLTFENNTFSTTLLYTPDKDGKPVLEDNTLSTTAQTLSATLLPYGVKSIVMIDGKPVSKEQAIKLLQNQNTEEPPTVNPQDILENNAASQAVGLTDDDDDSDYEVLRPDRETPRNEPPGLSQSELDNARAQNRQADGEINDLWGGMDSDVKQQILGEQRAWIQSKKLNCQQAAASADSAAQAEYLRLQCETRMTRERTQYLRGFSIN; via the coding sequence ATGTACAAAAAAACCGCTTCCGTATTGATTTTAAGCACAATTCTTCTTGCCGCATGCAGCAAAGAAGAGCCGAAAGCCGCGCTTGATTGCGCCCAACCGGCCACACTGCAAAACATCCGTACCACCATCGAAGACACCCTCAAACAACAAGCGCGCTCCTTTGCCCGCGATGACAGCCGCCAATTTGTCGATGCCGACAAAATCATCGCCGCCGGCCTCGAATTAGAAACCCTGCTTGAAGACCCCAAAGAAACCGAAGACAACGGCAAAGCCATCTGCCGCGCCAACCTCAAAATCCGCATTCCCGACACTATCCTCAAAACAGCCATAGACAACAGCCCGCTGATTTACGGCAACACCCCGTTGTCCGATATGCTCGAACAAAAACTGATGGGCAGCAACCTGACTTTTGAAAACAACACGTTCAGCACCACCCTGCTCTACACCCCCGATAAAGACGGCAAACCGGTTCTCGAAGACAACACCCTGAGCACCACAGCCCAAACCCTTTCCGCCACCCTGCTGCCCTACGGCGTGAAAAGCATCGTCATGATAGACGGCAAACCAGTATCCAAAGAGCAAGCCATCAAGCTGCTGCAAAACCAAAACACCGAAGAGCCGCCGACTGTCAATCCGCAAGACATCCTCGAAAACAACGCCGCCAGCCAAGCCGTCGGCTTGACCGATGATGACGACGATTCAGACTACGAAGTCCTGCGCCCTGACCGTGAAACTCCGCGCAACGAACCGCCTGGCCTCAGCCAAAGCGAACTTGACAACGCGCGCGCGCAAAACCGTCAGGCAGACGGCGAGATCAACGACCTCTGGGGCGGGATGGACAGCGATGTCAAACAACAAATCCTCGGCGAACAACGCGCCTGGATTCAAAGCAAAAAACTCAACTGCCAACAAGCAGCCGCATCCGCAGACAGCGCTGCGCAAGCAGAATACCTGCGCTTACAGTGTGAAACCCGCATGACCCGCGAACGTACGCAATACCTGCGCGGCTTTTCCATCAACTAA
- the gltS gene encoding sodium/glutamate symporter, whose amino-acid sequence MEWEFNSYYTLIAATLVLLVGKFLVQKIKFLRDFNIPEPVAGGLIAAIVLFALHEAYGVSFKFEKPLQDAFMLIFFTSIGLSADFSRLKAGGLPLVVFTAIVGGFILVQNFVGVGLATALGLDPLIGLITGSVSLTGGHGTSGAWGPNFETQYGLVGATGLGIASATFGLVFGGLIGGPVARRLINKMGRKPVENTKQDQDDNADDVFEQAKRTRLITAESAVETLAMFAACLAFAEIMDGFDKEYLFDLPKFVWCLFGGVVIRNILTAAFKVNMFDRAIDVFGNASLSLFLAMALLNLKLWELTGLAGPVTIILAVQTVVMILYATFVTYVFMGRDYDSAVLAAGHCGFGLGATPTAVANMQSITQTFGPSHKAFLIVPMVGAFFVDLLNAAILSGFISVIKG is encoded by the coding sequence TGATTGCCGCCACGCTCGTGTTGCTGGTTGGTAAATTTCTGGTTCAAAAAATCAAATTCTTACGAGACTTCAATATTCCCGAGCCGGTCGCCGGCGGTTTGATTGCCGCTATCGTCCTGTTCGCCCTGCACGAAGCCTACGGCGTCAGCTTTAAATTTGAAAAACCGCTGCAAGATGCGTTCATGCTCATCTTCTTTACATCCATTGGCTTGAGTGCCGACTTCTCCCGTTTGAAAGCGGGCGGTTTGCCGCTGGTGGTTTTTACCGCGATTGTGGGCGGATTTATCTTGGTGCAAAACTTTGTCGGGGTCGGACTGGCTACGGCTTTGGGTTTGGACCCGCTCATCGGTCTGATTACCGGTTCGGTGTCGCTGACGGGCGGACACGGTACGTCAGGTGCATGGGGACCTAATTTTGAAACGCAATACGGCTTGGTCGGCGCAACCGGTTTGGGTATTGCATCGGCTACTTTCGGGCTGGTGTTCGGCGGCCTGATCGGCGGGCCGGTTGCGCGCCGCCTGATCAACAAAATGGGCCGCAAACCGGTTGAAAACACAAAACAGGATCAGGACGACAACGCGGACGACGTGTTCGAGCAGGCAAAACGCACCCGCCTGATTACGGCGGAATCTGCCGTTGAAACGCTTGCCATGTTTGCCGCGTGTCTGGCATTTGCCGAGATTATGGACGGCTTCGACAAAGAATACCTGTTCGACCTGCCCAAATTCGTGTGGTGTCTGTTTGGCGGCGTGGTCATCCGCAACATCCTCACTGCCGCATTCAAAGTCAATATGTTTGACCGCGCCATCGACGTATTCGGTAACGCCTCCCTGTCCCTCTTCCTTGCCATGGCTCTTCTGAACCTGAAACTGTGGGAGTTGACCGGTCTGGCAGGCCCTGTGACCATCATCTTGGCCGTACAAACCGTCGTGATGATTCTGTACGCCACTTTCGTTACCTACGTCTTTATGGGTCGCGATTACGACTCTGCCGTATTGGCAGCAGGTCACTGCGGTTTCGGTTTGGGTGCCACCCCGACTGCCGTTGCCAACATGCAGTCCATTACCCAAACTTTCGGCCCGTCTCACAAAGCCTTCTTGATTGTGCCTATGGTGGGTGCGTTCTTCGTTGACTTGCTCAACGCCGCCATCCTCTCCGGCTTCATCAGCGTCATCAAGGGCTGA